In Mus caroli chromosome 9, CAROLI_EIJ_v1.1, whole genome shotgun sequence, a single window of DNA contains:
- the Scn2b gene encoding sodium channel subunit beta-2 isoform X2, with the protein MEVTAPTTLSVLNGSDTRLPCTFNSCYTVNHKQFSLNWTYQECNNCTEEMFLQFRMKIINLKLERFGDRVEFSGNPSKYDVSVTLKNVQLEDEGIYNCYITNPPDRHRGHGKIYLQVLLEVPPERDSTVAVIVGASVGGFLAVVILVLMVVKCVRRKKEQKLSTDDLKTEEEGKMDGEGNAEDGTK; encoded by the exons ATGGAAGTCACAGCGCCCACCACTCTTAGTGTCCTCAATGGGTCCGATACCCGCCTGCCCTGTACCTTCAACTCCTGCTACACCGTGAACCACAAGCAGTTCTCTCTTAACTGGACTTACCAGGAGTGTAACAATTGCACAGAGGAGATG ttcctccagTTCCGAATGAAGATCATTAACCTGAAGCTGGAGCGGTTTGGAGACCGCGTGGAGTTCTCAGGGAACCCCAGTAAGTACGACGTGTCAGTGACTCTAAAGAACGTGCAGCTAGAAGACGAAGGCATTTACAACTGCTACATCACCAACCCTCCGGACCGCCACCGCGGCCACGGCAAGATCTACCTGCAGGTCCTTCTAGAAG TACCCCCAGAGCGGGACTCCACGGTGGCGGTCATCGTGGGTGCCTCAGTGGGGGGTTTCCTGGCTGTGGTCATCTTGGTGCTGATGGTGGTCAAATGTGTGAGGAGGAAAAAAGAGCAGAAGCTGAGCACGGATGACCTGAAGACTGAAGAGGAAGGCAAGATGGATGGTGAGGGCAACGCGGAAGATGGCACCAAGTAA
- the Scn2b gene encoding sodium channel subunit beta-2 isoform X1 codes for MHRDAWLPRPAFSLTGLSLFFSLVPPGRSMEVTAPTTLSVLNGSDTRLPCTFNSCYTVNHKQFSLNWTYQECNNCTEEMFLQFRMKIINLKLERFGDRVEFSGNPSKYDVSVTLKNVQLEDEGIYNCYITNPPDRHRGHGKIYLQVLLEVPPERDSTVAVIVGASVGGFLAVVILVLMVVKCVRRKKEQKLSTDDLKTEEEGKMDGEGNAEDGTK; via the exons ATGCACAGGGATGCCTGGCTACCTCGCCCTGCCTTCAGTCTCACGGGGCTcagtctgtttttctctttgg TGCCCCCGGGGCGGAGCATGGAAGTCACAGCGCCCACCACTCTTAGTGTCCTCAATGGGTCCGATACCCGCCTGCCCTGTACCTTCAACTCCTGCTACACCGTGAACCACAAGCAGTTCTCTCTTAACTGGACTTACCAGGAGTGTAACAATTGCACAGAGGAGATG ttcctccagTTCCGAATGAAGATCATTAACCTGAAGCTGGAGCGGTTTGGAGACCGCGTGGAGTTCTCAGGGAACCCCAGTAAGTACGACGTGTCAGTGACTCTAAAGAACGTGCAGCTAGAAGACGAAGGCATTTACAACTGCTACATCACCAACCCTCCGGACCGCCACCGCGGCCACGGCAAGATCTACCTGCAGGTCCTTCTAGAAG TACCCCCAGAGCGGGACTCCACGGTGGCGGTCATCGTGGGTGCCTCAGTGGGGGGTTTCCTGGCTGTGGTCATCTTGGTGCTGATGGTGGTCAAATGTGTGAGGAGGAAAAAAGAGCAGAAGCTGAGCACGGATGACCTGAAGACTGAAGAGGAAGGCAAGATGGATGGTGAGGGCAACGCGGAAGATGGCACCAAGTAA